A window of Patagioenas fasciata isolate bPatFas1 chromosome 5, bPatFas1.hap1, whole genome shotgun sequence contains these coding sequences:
- the POLD4 gene encoding DNA polymerase delta subunit 4 encodes MEQPRRITDSFPRRRRRPPGRSKAKRCPQARRRAPPPAEEPPAPAPDQSLLEMLRGFDLAWEYGPCTGITRLQRWERAQALGLNPPKHVRDALLEHRDNPDVTYSLWHQYEL; translated from the exons ATGGAGCAGCCCCGGCGCATCACCGACTCcttcccgcggcggcggcggcgacccCCGGGCAGGTCCAAGGCCAAGCGCTGTCCCCAGGCCCGGCGCCGCGCTCCCCCGCCCGCCGAGGAGCCCCCGGCGCCCGCCCCGGACCAGTCGCTCCTGGAGATGCTGCGGGGCTTCGACCTCGCTTGGGAATACGGGCCCTGCACCG GTATCACCCGCCTGCAGCGTTGGGAGCGGGCGCAGGCGCTGGGGCTGAACCCCCCCAAACACGTGCGTGACGCCCTCCTGGAGCACAGGGACAACCCCGATGTCACCTACAG CCTGTGGCACCAGTACGAGCTCTGA